Proteins from a genomic interval of Candidatus Dormiibacterota bacterium:
- a CDS encoding nuclear transport factor 2 family protein, translating into MPLTKDTVTAWLAAYVRAWETYDPDSIGDLFTEDATYAYHPFEEPVRGRLAIVASWLEPKDAPGTYEGRYEPIAIEGDLAVAHGRSRYFKDASKAELVREYDNIFLIQFDDRGRCRSIREWFMGRRGQPPA; encoded by the coding sequence GTGCCGCTGACCAAAGACACGGTCACCGCCTGGCTGGCAGCCTACGTCCGGGCGTGGGAAACTTACGATCCAGACTCGATCGGTGATCTCTTCACTGAAGACGCGACCTATGCTTACCACCCCTTCGAGGAACCCGTGCGCGGCCGGCTCGCGATCGTCGCCTCCTGGCTCGAGCCCAAGGACGCGCCGGGCACCTACGAGGGACGCTACGAGCCGATCGCCATCGAGGGCGATCTCGCGGTGGCGCATGGACGGAGCCGCTACTTCAAGGATGCTTCCAAAGCTGAGCTCGTCCGTGAGTACGACAACATCTTTCTGATCCAGTTCGACGACCGCGGCCGGTGCCGATCGATCCGCGAGTGGTTCATGGGCCGGCGCGGGCAACCGCCGGCGTAA